A stretch of Microbacterium sp. 4R-513 DNA encodes these proteins:
- the groL gene encoding chaperonin GroEL (60 kDa chaperone family; promotes refolding of misfolded polypeptides especially under stressful conditions; forms two stacked rings of heptamers to form a barrel-shaped 14mer; ends can be capped by GroES; misfolded proteins enter the barrel where they are refolded when GroES binds): protein MAKIIAFDEEARRGLERGLNTLADAVKVTLGPRGRNVVLEKKWGAPTITNDGVSIAKEIELDDPYEKIGAELVKEVAKKTDDVAGDGTTTATVLAQALVREGLRNVAAGADPISLKKGIEKAVKAITDELLASAKEVESKEQIAATASISAADPTIGDLIAEAIDKVGKEGVVTVEESQTFGTELELTEGMRFDKGFINPYFVTDPERQEAVFEDPYILIANQKISNIKDLLPVVDKVIQDGKELVIIAEDVEGEALATLVLNKIRGIFKSAAVKAPGFGDRRKAQLQDIAILTGGQVITEEVGLKLENATLDLLGRARKVIITKDETTIVEGAGDAAQIEGRVTQIRREIENTDSDYDREKLQERLAKLAGGVAVIKAGAATEVELKERKHRIEDAVRNAKAAVEEGIVPGGGVALIQAGKVAFEGLQLSGDEATGANIVKVAIEAPLKQIALNAGLEPGVVANKVSELPAGHGLNAATGEYGDLFAQGIIDPAKVTRSALQNAASIAGLFLTTEAVVADKPEKVSAPAGDPTGGMDF, encoded by the coding sequence ATGGCAAAGATCATCGCTTTCGATGAGGAGGCCCGTCGCGGTCTCGAGCGCGGCCTCAACACGCTGGCCGACGCCGTCAAGGTGACCCTGGGCCCGCGCGGTCGCAACGTCGTGCTCGAGAAGAAGTGGGGCGCCCCCACGATCACGAACGACGGCGTCTCGATCGCCAAGGAGATCGAGCTGGACGACCCGTACGAGAAGATCGGTGCGGAGCTCGTCAAGGAGGTCGCCAAGAAGACCGACGACGTCGCCGGCGACGGCACGACGACGGCCACCGTCCTCGCCCAGGCGCTGGTCCGCGAGGGCCTTCGCAACGTCGCCGCGGGCGCTGACCCCATCTCGCTCAAGAAGGGCATCGAGAAGGCCGTCAAGGCCATCACCGACGAGCTCCTCGCCTCGGCCAAGGAGGTCGAGTCCAAGGAGCAGATCGCTGCGACCGCTTCGATCTCGGCTGCTGACCCGACCATCGGCGACCTGATCGCCGAGGCGATCGACAAGGTCGGCAAGGAGGGCGTCGTCACCGTCGAGGAGTCGCAGACCTTCGGCACGGAGCTCGAGCTCACCGAGGGCATGCGCTTCGACAAGGGCTTCATCAACCCCTACTTCGTCACCGACCCCGAGCGCCAGGAGGCGGTCTTCGAAGACCCCTACATCCTGATCGCGAACCAGAAGATCTCGAACATCAAGGACCTTCTGCCCGTCGTCGACAAGGTGATCCAGGACGGCAAGGAGCTCGTCATCATCGCCGAGGACGTCGAGGGCGAGGCGCTCGCGACTCTCGTGCTCAACAAGATCCGCGGCATCTTCAAGTCGGCCGCCGTCAAGGCCCCCGGCTTCGGCGACCGCCGCAAGGCGCAGCTGCAGGACATCGCGATCCTCACGGGTGGCCAGGTCATCACCGAGGAGGTCGGTCTCAAGCTCGAGAACGCCACCCTCGACCTGCTCGGCCGTGCGCGCAAGGTCATCATCACCAAGGACGAGACGACCATCGTCGAGGGTGCCGGTGACGCTGCGCAGATCGAGGGTCGCGTGACCCAGATCCGCCGCGAGATCGAGAACACCGACAGCGACTACGACCGCGAGAAGCTCCAGGAGCGCCTCGCCAAGCTCGCCGGCGGCGTCGCCGTCATCAAGGCGGGTGCGGCCACCGAGGTCGAGCTGAAGGAGCGCAAGCACCGCATCGAGGACGCCGTTCGCAACGCGAAGGCGGCCGTCGAGGAGGGCATCGTCCCCGGTGGTGGCGTCGCGCTCATCCAGGCCGGCAAGGTCGCGTTCGAGGGCCTGCAGCTCTCGGGTGACGAGGCGACCGGTGCGAACATCGTCAAGGTGGCCATCGAGGCGCCGCTCAAGCAGATCGCCCTCAACGCGGGCCTCGAGCCGGGTGTCGTCGCGAACAAGGTCTCGGAGCTCCCCGCGGGTCACGGCCTCAACGCCGCGACCGGCGAGTACGGCGACCTGTTCGCCCAGGGCATCATCGACCCCGCCAAGGTGACCCGCTCGGCGCTGCAGAACGCCGCGTCGATCGCCGGCCTCTTCCTCACGACCGAGGCCGTCGTCGCCGACAAGCCCGAGAAGGTCTCGGCTCCGGCCGGCGACCCGACGGGTGGCATGGACTTCTGA
- a CDS encoding TetR family transcriptional regulator, translating to MATTRERSLEAAVDLVGTQGIRALTHARVDAEAGLPRGSTSNHFRTRAALVAGVAQWIAEQETRDLGAVLAQPFDDVDGFVDVFSTGIELLTGPHAVRTRARYALFLEASSDPELFAPLRAQREAMAAWSRSLLVDLGARHPDTALHAFMAFGDGIVLHRLSVDPNAPVRESVEVAVRGCLSA from the coding sequence GTGGCCACCACCCGCGAGCGCTCCCTCGAAGCCGCCGTCGACCTGGTCGGCACGCAGGGCATCCGGGCGCTGACGCACGCGAGGGTGGATGCCGAGGCCGGTCTCCCGCGGGGCTCCACGTCGAACCACTTCCGCACCCGCGCCGCCCTCGTCGCGGGCGTCGCGCAGTGGATCGCCGAGCAGGAGACACGAGACCTCGGTGCCGTCCTCGCCCAGCCCTTCGACGACGTCGACGGCTTCGTCGACGTCTTCAGCACCGGCATCGAGCTCCTGACCGGCCCTCACGCGGTCCGCACGCGCGCCCGCTACGCCCTGTTTCTGGAGGCGTCGTCCGACCCCGAGCTGTTCGCCCCCCTGCGCGCGCAGCGCGAAGCAATGGCGGCGTGGTCGCGGAGCCTCCTCGTCGATCTCGGAGCGCGGCATCCCGACACCGCCCTGCACGCATTCATGGCGTTCGGCGACGGCATCGTCCTGCACCGGCTCAGCGTCGACCCGAACGCTCCCGTACGCGAGAGCGTCGAGGTCGCCGTGCGCGGATGCCTGTCGGCCTGA
- a CDS encoding response regulator transcription factor, which produces MTAPRILVVDDEPNIRDLLITSLRFAGYQVRAVSNGAQTISAVLEEEPDLIILDVMLPDMNGFSVTKRLRGAGYTAPILFLTAKDETEDKITGLNAGGDDYVTKPFSLDEIVARIQAILRRTMQADEESVIRAGELTMDQDTHDVVVGDVSIDLSPTEFKLLRYLMLNPNRVLSKAQILDHVWEYDFNGDAGIVESYISYLRRKIDPHSSEPLIQTKRGFGYMLKAGKTA; this is translated from the coding sequence ATGACCGCACCGCGCATCCTCGTTGTGGACGACGAACCGAACATCCGCGACCTGCTCATCACGAGCCTCCGCTTCGCGGGATACCAGGTCCGGGCGGTGTCCAACGGCGCCCAGACGATCTCGGCCGTGCTCGAGGAGGAGCCGGACCTCATCATCCTCGACGTCATGCTGCCCGACATGAACGGGTTCAGCGTCACCAAGCGCCTCCGCGGCGCGGGCTACACCGCGCCGATCCTCTTCCTCACCGCGAAGGACGAGACCGAGGACAAGATCACGGGGCTGAACGCCGGCGGCGACGACTACGTCACGAAGCCGTTCTCGCTCGACGAGATCGTGGCGCGCATCCAGGCGATCCTGCGTCGCACGATGCAGGCCGACGAGGAGTCGGTCATCCGCGCGGGTGAGCTCACTATGGACCAGGACACGCACGACGTCGTCGTCGGCGACGTCTCGATCGACCTGAGCCCCACCGAGTTCAAGCTGCTGCGCTATCTCATGCTCAACCCCAACCGCGTGCTGTCGAAGGCGCAGATCCTCGACCACGTCTGGGAGTACGACTTCAACGGCGACGCCGGCATCGTCGAGAGCTACATCTCGTACCTCCGCCGCAAGATCGATCCGCACTCGTCCGAGCCGCTGATCCAGACCAAGCGCGGCTTCGGCTACATGCTGAAGGCCGGAAAGACCGCCTGA
- a CDS encoding cold-shock protein, whose product MTQGTVKWFNAEKGFGFITVADGQDVFVHYSNIDMTGFRVLEEGQTVEFTVGAGQKGPQAESVRIVA is encoded by the coding sequence ATGACCCAGGGGACTGTCAAATGGTTCAACGCCGAGAAGGGGTTCGGCTTCATCACGGTGGCTGATGGCCAGGACGTCTTCGTGCACTACTCGAACATCGACATGACCGGCTTCCGGGTCCTCGAAGAGGGCCAGACGGTCGAGTTCACCGTCGGAGCGGGTCAGAAGGGACCCCAGGCCGAGTCGGTGCGCATCGTGGCCTGA
- a CDS encoding HAMP domain-containing sensor histidine kinase, translating to MSLDEQLRQLTSTDVAVNALIETTIVDGIPKFSVKPDAQTEYFVAIYDGDPKSGQLVITAGGDDGAPEPDFPDTMTIEQARIRGLDPFSLPSTDGGTSFHASMDVYQPAGSSALYTQMVALPMAPINRVVTTYIGIYGVLALITIVAGALLTRWLVTLTFRSLGQVESTAMSIATGDFSQRMTDIEPTTTEVGRLKTAINAMLDRVDAAIAQRDATVRQMRRFIGDASHELRTPLVTVRGYAELYRMGAIEGDDDVAQAMDRIESEAKRMGLLVEDLLALARLDERRDVVIGPVDLRPVARDAAMDIRAASPRRPVTVIDTTLLEEEEPEVEPELFEEAPQPPPKGRRGATNPSAIARASGATLSLLRRRPKPVPASEAPVSGEVPPVAPVELGELAEAPIDPIVLGDENRIRQVVANLLGNARRFTSEDSPIELRVGVDPMIGCGWIEVIDHGEGVPDQIKDKIFQRFWRADTSRARETGGTGLGLSIVASIVEALHGSVDVVDTPGGGATFRVALPLARERAAEEHLTLLTQPIARPRDER from the coding sequence GTGAGCCTCGACGAGCAGCTGCGGCAGCTGACGTCGACGGATGTCGCGGTCAACGCGCTCATCGAGACGACGATCGTCGACGGCATCCCGAAGTTCTCGGTCAAGCCGGACGCCCAGACCGAGTACTTCGTCGCGATCTACGACGGCGACCCGAAGAGCGGGCAGCTGGTCATCACGGCGGGCGGTGACGACGGCGCCCCCGAGCCCGACTTCCCCGACACCATGACGATCGAGCAGGCGAGGATCCGCGGGCTCGATCCGTTCTCCCTGCCCAGCACGGACGGCGGCACGTCGTTCCACGCCAGCATGGATGTGTACCAGCCGGCCGGATCGAGCGCCCTGTACACGCAGATGGTCGCGCTGCCGATGGCGCCCATCAACCGCGTCGTCACGACCTACATCGGCATCTACGGCGTGCTCGCGCTCATCACGATCGTCGCGGGGGCGCTGCTCACCCGCTGGCTCGTGACCCTCACCTTCCGGAGCCTGGGCCAGGTGGAGTCCACCGCGATGTCGATCGCCACGGGCGACTTCAGCCAGCGCATGACCGACATCGAGCCCACCACGACCGAGGTCGGACGCCTCAAGACCGCCATCAACGCGATGCTCGACCGGGTGGATGCCGCCATCGCCCAGCGCGATGCGACGGTGCGGCAGATGCGCCGGTTCATCGGCGACGCGAGCCATGAGCTGCGGACGCCCCTCGTCACGGTGCGCGGCTACGCCGAGCTCTATCGCATGGGCGCGATCGAGGGCGACGACGACGTGGCCCAGGCCATGGACCGCATCGAGAGCGAAGCGAAGCGGATGGGGCTCCTCGTCGAGGACCTGCTCGCGCTCGCCCGACTCGATGAGCGCCGGGACGTCGTGATCGGACCCGTCGACCTGCGGCCCGTCGCGCGCGATGCCGCGATGGACATCCGTGCGGCATCCCCCCGCCGTCCCGTCACCGTCATCGACACGACGCTCCTCGAGGAGGAGGAGCCGGAGGTCGAGCCCGAGCTGTTCGAAGAGGCGCCGCAGCCGCCGCCGAAGGGTCGGCGCGGCGCGACCAACCCCTCGGCGATCGCGCGGGCGAGCGGTGCGACGCTGTCGCTCCTGCGCCGCCGGCCGAAGCCCGTGCCTGCTTCCGAGGCGCCGGTGTCGGGCGAAGTGCCGCCCGTCGCGCCCGTCGAGCTCGGGGAGCTCGCCGAGGCGCCGATCGATCCCATCGTGCTCGGCGACGAGAACCGCATCCGCCAGGTGGTCGCCAACCTGCTGGGCAACGCGCGGCGCTTCACGAGCGAGGACTCTCCCATCGAGCTGCGCGTAGGCGTCGACCCGATGATCGGCTGCGGCTGGATCGAGGTCATCGACCACGGCGAGGGCGTCCCCGATCAGATCAAGGACAAGATCTTCCAGCGCTTCTGGCGGGCCGACACCTCGCGTGCCCGCGAGACGGGCGGCACGGGCCTCGGGCTGTCGATCGTGGCGTCGATCGTCGAAGCGCTCCACGGCTCGGTAGACGTCGTCGACACCCCGGGCGGCGGGGCGACCTTCCGCGTCGCCCTCCCCCTCGCCCGCGAGCGCGCCGCCGAAGAGCACCTGACCCTCCTCACGCAGCCCATCGCGCGGCCGCGCGACGAGCGCTGA
- a CDS encoding FAD-dependent oxidoreductase has product MTHFVIVGGGLAAGKAVERLRKEGFDGDITVLAAEQHPPYQRPPLSKGYLEGKEGTDAVILHPADWYGEQGVELRTGVAATEIDPADHRVALADGSTLRYDKLLIATGSSPRRLPLDGAELSGVRMLRTLDDSDALAAELRGGGRRLVLIGSGWIGMEVAATAKTLGNDVTVLERGAVPLAAAVGAEMGAVFRDLHLAHGVDLRASVEVEGIMGGQRAEGVRVDGDVVPADLVVIGVGAVPNTALAEEAGIAVQNGIVTDASLLADAPDVYAAGDVASAYHPVIEQHLRSEHWDNALKSGAVAAKSMLGIPATHSTIPYFYTDQFDLGMELSGYAPLMKDAQVVTRGDVAAREFIAFWHDGERVVGAMNVNVWDVQDQLKKLIRDAAPFTADALRDESIDLEQLAAAGAPQA; this is encoded by the coding sequence ATGACGCACTTCGTGATCGTCGGCGGCGGGCTCGCCGCCGGCAAGGCCGTGGAACGGCTGCGGAAAGAGGGCTTCGACGGCGACATCACCGTCCTCGCCGCGGAGCAGCATCCGCCCTATCAGCGCCCGCCGCTCTCCAAGGGCTATCTCGAGGGCAAGGAGGGGACGGATGCCGTCATCCTCCACCCCGCCGACTGGTACGGCGAGCAGGGGGTCGAGCTCCGCACCGGGGTCGCGGCGACGGAGATCGACCCGGCAGACCACCGGGTCGCGCTCGCGGACGGATCGACGCTCCGCTACGACAAGCTGCTGATCGCCACCGGATCCTCGCCGCGCCGGCTGCCGCTCGACGGGGCCGAGCTCTCCGGGGTGCGGATGCTGCGCACGCTCGACGACTCCGACGCGCTCGCTGCGGAGCTGCGCGGCGGCGGGCGCCGGCTCGTGCTGATCGGCTCGGGATGGATCGGCATGGAGGTCGCCGCGACGGCGAAGACGCTCGGCAACGACGTGACGGTTCTCGAACGCGGTGCCGTGCCCCTCGCCGCCGCGGTGGGGGCCGAGATGGGCGCGGTGTTCCGCGACCTGCATCTCGCCCACGGCGTCGATCTTCGCGCGTCGGTCGAGGTCGAGGGCATCATGGGCGGGCAGCGCGCGGAGGGCGTGCGCGTGGACGGCGACGTCGTCCCGGCCGATCTCGTCGTGATCGGGGTGGGCGCCGTCCCCAACACCGCGCTCGCGGAGGAGGCGGGCATCGCAGTGCAGAACGGCATCGTCACGGATGCCTCGCTCCTCGCGGACGCGCCCGACGTCTACGCGGCGGGGGATGTCGCGAGCGCCTACCACCCCGTCATCGAGCAGCACCTCCGCAGCGAACACTGGGACAACGCGCTGAAGTCCGGTGCGGTGGCGGCCAAGTCAATGCTCGGCATCCCGGCGACTCACTCGACGATCCCGTACTTCTACACCGACCAGTTCGACCTCGGCATGGAGCTCTCGGGCTACGCACCGCTCATGAAGGATGCGCAGGTCGTCACGCGCGGCGACGTCGCGGCCCGGGAGTTCATCGCGTTCTGGCACGATGGCGAGCGAGTCGTCGGGGCGATGAACGTCAATGTGTGGGACGTTCAGGACCAGCTGAAGAAGCTCATCCGCGACGCCGCGCCCTTCACCGCGGACGCGCTCCGCGACGAGTCGATCGACCTCGAGCAGCTCGCCGCCGCGGGGGCGCCGCAAGCGTGA
- a CDS encoding helix-turn-helix domain-containing protein: MVAENRIGAIAALADPLRRRLYRLTVRAPLGRDEAADAMGIPRSTAAFHLDRLAEAGLVTVSYRRLTGRSGPGAGRPSKLYAAASVDVVGSVPERHYEIAGGLLASAIERADAEARPIREVLADEAHETGTEIGAAHVPLETALERCGYEPADDGEGGLRLENCPFHALARDHTDLVCGANVAFVRGLAEGAGDAREAVLEPREGRCCVAVRAVAHHAEQG; this comes from the coding sequence ATGGTGGCCGAGAACCGCATCGGTGCGATTGCAGCACTCGCCGATCCCCTGCGCCGGCGGCTCTACCGCCTCACCGTCCGGGCACCCCTCGGGCGCGACGAGGCGGCCGATGCGATGGGCATCCCCCGCAGCACCGCGGCGTTCCACCTCGATCGGCTCGCCGAGGCGGGGCTCGTCACGGTGTCGTACCGCCGGCTCACGGGGCGGAGCGGTCCGGGCGCCGGGCGTCCGTCGAAGCTCTACGCCGCAGCATCCGTCGACGTCGTGGGCAGCGTCCCGGAGCGGCACTACGAGATCGCGGGCGGTCTGCTCGCCTCCGCGATCGAGCGAGCGGATGCCGAGGCCCGGCCGATCCGCGAGGTCCTGGCCGACGAAGCCCATGAGACCGGCACCGAGATCGGGGCCGCACACGTCCCGCTCGAGACAGCCCTCGAGCGCTGCGGCTATGAGCCCGCAGACGACGGCGAGGGCGGCCTGCGGCTCGAGAACTGCCCGTTCCACGCGCTCGCGAGGGACCATACCGATCTCGTGTGCGGCGCGAACGTCGCGTTCGTACGGGGTCTCGCCGAGGGCGCGGGCGACGCGCGCGAAGCCGTGCTCGAACCCCGCGAGGGCCGCTGCTGCGTGGCCGTGCGAGCGGTCGCACACCATGCGGAGCAGGGCTGA
- a CDS encoding DUF3263 domain-containing protein → MPLTDRDRAILDFEAEWRRHAGAKEEAIRSDLGLSPARYYQLLGRLIDTAEAQEHDPMLVKRLRRLRDASRHARVARAAAEPR, encoded by the coding sequence GTGCCCCTCACCGACCGCGATCGCGCCATCCTCGACTTCGAGGCAGAGTGGCGGCGGCACGCCGGTGCGAAGGAGGAGGCGATCCGATCCGATCTCGGACTCTCGCCCGCCCGGTACTACCAGCTGCTCGGCCGCTTGATCGACACGGCCGAGGCGCAGGAGCACGACCCGATGCTCGTCAAGCGACTTCGTCGCCTGCGGGATGCCTCGCGCCACGCGCGCGTCGCGCGTGCCGCTGCCGAACCGCGCTGA
- a CDS encoding alpha/beta hydrolase: MANPRATAATEGGAADLPPASGFRHRFLQTPGLTSHVAVVGEGEPVVMLHGLPQHWWQWRTIGAALGERYQVICPDLRGFGWTRADSPGMGRLTQMDDLLALLDALHLDRIRLVAHDLGAVTAHHLAYAEPERVQAMAILSVPPPFMPFSVSMLPAMRHIPPLLFHRRGRSIAHVFEPPYVVKRMPPETVATYLAPMQRPDIDAAINEVYRWLVFSEMPRMAAGSYRRQRLTVPTLYAFGAEDRPLTADFVRAQCGDLSRFAEHVEITEVPEAAHFMTDDNPQAVERTLRDFFERVG, from the coding sequence ATGGCAAATCCCCGCGCGACCGCTGCGACAGAAGGCGGCGCTGCCGACCTGCCCCCCGCATCCGGCTTCCGTCATCGGTTCCTACAGACGCCCGGACTGACCAGTCACGTCGCCGTCGTCGGCGAGGGGGAGCCCGTCGTCATGCTCCACGGGCTCCCTCAGCACTGGTGGCAGTGGCGCACGATCGGGGCGGCGCTCGGGGAGCGCTATCAGGTGATCTGCCCGGACCTGCGCGGCTTCGGCTGGACGAGGGCGGACTCGCCGGGCATGGGGCGCCTGACGCAGATGGACGACCTGCTCGCTCTTCTCGACGCCCTGCACCTTGATCGGATCCGGCTGGTGGCTCACGACCTGGGGGCGGTCACGGCCCATCACCTCGCCTACGCCGAGCCCGAGCGCGTGCAGGCCATGGCGATCCTGTCGGTGCCGCCGCCGTTCATGCCCTTCAGCGTCTCGATGCTGCCCGCGATGCGGCACATCCCGCCGCTGCTCTTCCACCGGAGGGGCCGATCGATCGCGCACGTCTTCGAACCGCCGTACGTCGTGAAGCGGATGCCGCCTGAGACGGTGGCGACCTACCTCGCGCCGATGCAGCGGCCCGACATCGATGCCGCGATCAACGAGGTCTACCGGTGGCTCGTCTTCTCGGAGATGCCGCGGATGGCGGCGGGGAGCTACCGGCGGCAGAGGCTGACCGTTCCGACCCTGTACGCCTTCGGCGCGGAGGACCGGCCGCTCACGGCGGACTTCGTCCGCGCCCAGTGCGGCGACCTCAGCCGTTTCGCCGAGCACGTCGAGATCACGGAAGTGCCGGAGGCTGCGCACTTCATGACGGACGACAACCCGCAGGCCGTCGAACGAACGCTCCGGGACTTCTTCGAAAGGGTCGGCTGA
- a CDS encoding pyrimidine reductase family protein: MTPTRDELLTAYAFADRTSTRVRMNFIESADGAVTLGGESAALGGGTDHALMQVLRTLSDVVVVGAGTVRAEGYGSIEVSDEDATWRRANGLAEQPRLAVVSNRLELDPIDPVFAEPSRRPVVVTHADAPPDRRRALEEVADVVVCGEASVDLHEMLAELTRRGLTQVLCEGGPHLFGALLDAGRVDEVCVTIAPRFVGGEAGRIAAGASEADRRFALASVLTDDEGFVFLRYARA, from the coding sequence ATGACCCCGACTCGCGACGAGCTGCTCACCGCCTACGCGTTCGCCGACCGCACGTCGACGCGCGTGCGCATGAACTTCATCGAGAGCGCCGACGGCGCCGTCACGCTGGGCGGAGAGAGCGCCGCGCTCGGCGGTGGCACGGACCACGCGCTCATGCAGGTCCTGCGCACCCTGAGCGACGTCGTCGTCGTGGGCGCCGGCACCGTGCGAGCCGAGGGCTACGGCAGCATCGAGGTGTCGGACGAGGATGCCACGTGGCGGCGCGCCAACGGCCTCGCCGAACAGCCTCGGCTCGCCGTCGTGTCGAACCGCCTCGAGCTCGACCCGATCGATCCCGTGTTCGCCGAGCCGTCGCGGCGGCCGGTCGTCGTGACCCACGCCGACGCGCCGCCCGACCGGCGGAGGGCGCTCGAAGAGGTGGCGGACGTCGTCGTCTGCGGCGAGGCATCCGTCGACCTTCACGAGATGCTCGCCGAGCTCACGCGGCGGGGGCTGACGCAGGTGCTCTGCGAAGGCGGCCCGCACCTGTTCGGCGCTCTGCTGGATGCAGGTCGAGTCGACGAGGTGTGCGTGACGATCGCGCCGCGGTTCGTGGGCGGGGAGGCGGGCAGGATCGCAGCGGGCGCGAGCGAGGCCGACCGGCGCTTCGCCCTCGCGAGCGTGCTCACCGACGACGAGGGCTTCGTCTTCCTGCGCTACGCGCGGGCGTGA
- a CDS encoding LytR C-terminal domain-containing protein: MPKSTYPRDRFDELPADGGRVGAHRAENPRMRGWVVFLWAVLATIVLVAVGIFGTLIASGRIVLFPTPEPTPTPVATVAPVVDTSYSVIVLNATPETGLATQLRDQIVAAGWAPDSVNAGQAGSTDFAQTTVYYAYPEDEAAARGLAETVLGGAQVAQSDVYQPQDDPETADVDESQTKQLVVVIGLDRSSTPPSPSPTS; the protein is encoded by the coding sequence GTGCCGAAATCGACCTATCCCCGGGATCGCTTCGACGAACTCCCGGCGGACGGCGGCCGAGTCGGGGCGCACCGCGCCGAGAACCCCCGCATGCGCGGGTGGGTCGTCTTCCTCTGGGCCGTCCTCGCCACCATCGTCCTCGTCGCCGTAGGGATCTTCGGCACCCTCATCGCCTCGGGCCGCATCGTGCTGTTCCCGACGCCCGAGCCGACGCCGACGCCTGTCGCGACGGTCGCACCCGTCGTCGACACGAGCTATTCGGTGATCGTGCTCAACGCGACGCCCGAGACCGGCCTCGCGACGCAGCTGCGCGACCAGATCGTCGCCGCCGGCTGGGCCCCCGACAGCGTCAACGCCGGCCAGGCCGGGTCGACCGACTTCGCTCAGACCACCGTGTACTACGCCTACCCCGAGGACGAGGCGGCCGCCCGCGGCCTCGCCGAGACGGTGCTCGGCGGCGCTCAGGTGGCGCAGAGCGACGTGTACCAGCCGCAGGACGACCCCGAGACGGCCGACGTCGACGAGAGTCAGACCAAGCAGCTCGTCGTCGTCATCGGCCTGGATCGCTCGAGCACCCCGCCGAGCCCGTCGCCGACCTCCTGA
- a CDS encoding WXG100 family type VII secretion target encodes MAVFSVDSDAVLSATGSIRGTIDRLQGETHSMLSQLTHLQSAWSGAAAVAFQNAVDQWRATQRQVEDSLGAINQALAVAGRQYADAEQASLSLFR; translated from the coding sequence ATGGCCGTCTTCTCCGTCGACAGCGACGCCGTCCTCTCCGCCACGGGCTCGATCCGCGGCACGATCGACCGCCTGCAGGGCGAGACCCACTCGATGCTCAGTCAGCTGACGCATCTGCAGTCCGCATGGTCGGGCGCGGCGGCCGTCGCCTTCCAGAACGCCGTCGACCAGTGGCGCGCGACGCAGCGCCAGGTGGAGGACAGCCTCGGCGCGATCAACCAGGCGCTCGCGGTCGCCGGCCGCCAGTACGCCGACGCCGAGCAGGCATCGCTCTCGCTCTTCCGCTGA